A DNA window from uncultured Methanoregula sp. contains the following coding sequences:
- a CDS encoding tetratricopeptide repeat protein, whose product MASVPPVSDTLHTRKTARDLYLEGTALGREGHHEEALTSFSLALALDPNLPLAWVGRGFALGKLGRFEEEIACCDKALELDPHCIEAWNTRGFACGMLDRFEDKVECCRKALQLDPENATAWNNKGVALGMLGRYEAEIRCTERALKIRPRYLSAWVNKGYAYGKLKKYEDEIACYDRALKIFPFYQSALAKKGAALINLKRYEEAHDLLERAVAISPDDAKSLYRDGLALSMLGRHADAVSVLEKSLALDSNNADAWVVMSNSCFMLGRLEESARAFDKAYYIDAKDVRIHIVNGMSLFKSGKFDDALRCFSDIFGILLR is encoded by the coding sequence ATGGCATCAGTCCCCCCCGTATCGGATACATTGCATACCCGTAAGACTGCAAGGGATCTGTATCTGGAAGGGACGGCTCTCGGGAGGGAGGGACATCATGAAGAAGCACTCACTTCTTTTTCGCTGGCTCTTGCCCTGGATCCAAATCTTCCCCTGGCCTGGGTGGGCAGGGGATTTGCTCTGGGAAAACTCGGCAGGTTTGAAGAAGAGATCGCCTGCTGCGACAAAGCCCTTGAACTCGATCCGCATTGCATAGAAGCCTGGAACACCCGGGGTTTTGCCTGCGGGATGCTCGACCGGTTTGAAGACAAGGTTGAATGCTGCCGTAAGGCGCTTCAGCTCGATCCTGAAAATGCAACAGCCTGGAACAATAAAGGCGTAGCGCTGGGGATGCTTGGAAGATACGAAGCCGAGATTCGCTGTACCGAGCGCGCACTCAAGATCCGTCCCCGCTATCTTTCCGCCTGGGTGAACAAGGGATATGCGTACGGCAAACTGAAGAAATATGAGGATGAGATCGCCTGTTATGATCGCGCCCTCAAGATTTTCCCATTCTACCAGTCTGCTCTTGCAAAAAAGGGAGCCGCATTGATAAATCTGAAACGCTATGAAGAGGCTCACGATCTGCTGGAACGGGCTGTCGCCATCTCTCCGGACGATGCAAAATCCCTGTACCGGGACGGGCTTGCCCTGAGCATGCTCGGCAGACATGCGGATGCCGTGAGCGTTCTTGAAAAATCCCTTGCCCTGGATTCGAACAATGCGGATGCCTGGGTTGTCATGAGTAATTCGTGTTTCATGCTGGGAAGACTCGAAGAATCGGCGCGGGCGTTTGACAAAGCGTATTACATTGACGCAAAGGATGTCCGGATTCATATTGTCAACGGTATGTCTCTTTTCAAGTCAGGAAAATTCGATGATGCGCTCCGCTGCTTTTCCGATATATTTGGCATTCTTCTCAGGTGA
- a CDS encoding AIR synthase-related protein gives MDVEEFVRRRLANGEEDYAIQKSLTDHIIRIKKANSSYASSFAQAVIQEVKNCRGLSGDFFTYEPAGVKMGEFGVGSRGKGDFFAHRQIARIIGKTSASVGVDEMDDAGVVSAGGKYTVCTVDGMHSRLSDFPYLAGFHVTRATLRDTYVMGAKPVMLFSDIHVADDGDVAKIFDYTAGITTVGEAMNVPLVTGSTLRIGGDMVLGSRLTGCVGAVGVADHLTARKSTAPGDVFLMTEGAGGGTIATAAIYSGFPEVVEQTINLNFLTACETLMKSDVFYQIHAMTDVTNGGLRGDAFEMAETAGCRIVIDEPATADLVEPHVREMLEKLQIDYLGVSLDALLIVAPSDRAEEICRVIKTAGVNIKKIGYAEAGKPESVLMVDGKEQDFAPRFRESAYTPVKKVADTEVRNFDEMKENVLRASEAAIQKKQRVLADLMKKQKISGS, from the coding sequence ATGGATGTTGAGGAGTTTGTCCGAAGGAGACTTGCAAACGGTGAAGAAGATTATGCGATACAAAAGAGCCTCACCGATCACATCATCCGGATAAAAAAGGCAAATTCCTCCTATGCATCATCGTTTGCACAGGCCGTTATCCAGGAAGTGAAGAACTGCCGGGGATTGTCCGGGGATTTTTTCACATATGAACCCGCCGGTGTCAAAATGGGAGAATTCGGCGTTGGCTCCCGGGGGAAAGGCGACTTTTTTGCACACCGGCAGATTGCCCGTATTATCGGCAAGACTTCGGCCTCTGTTGGTGTAGATGAGATGGATGATGCAGGTGTGGTATCTGCCGGCGGAAAGTACACCGTTTGTACCGTGGATGGTATGCACTCGCGACTCTCGGACTTCCCGTATCTTGCAGGATTCCATGTAACCCGCGCAACGCTCCGGGACACGTACGTGATGGGTGCGAAACCCGTTATGCTCTTTTCAGATATCCACGTGGCTGATGACGGGGACGTTGCGAAAATTTTTGATTATACTGCCGGCATAACGACGGTAGGCGAGGCCATGAACGTTCCTCTGGTGACCGGATCCACCCTGCGGATCGGGGGGGACATGGTGCTTGGCAGCCGTCTCACGGGATGCGTGGGAGCTGTTGGAGTTGCCGATCACCTGACCGCCCGAAAATCAACAGCCCCCGGTGATGTATTCCTTATGACCGAAGGTGCCGGAGGGGGAACCATTGCAACTGCAGCAATTTACTCGGGATTCCCTGAAGTTGTTGAACAGACCATCAACCTCAATTTCCTCACTGCCTGCGAGACCCTCATGAAGAGCGATGTCTTCTATCAAATCCATGCCATGACCGATGTGACCAACGGCGGGCTCCGGGGAGATGCCTTTGAGATGGCTGAAACAGCAGGGTGCCGGATCGTGATCGATGAACCGGCAACCGCGGATCTTGTGGAACCCCATGTCCGTGAGATGCTTGAGAAACTCCAGATCGATTACCTTGGTGTATCTCTCGATGCCCTGCTCATTGTTGCCCCCTCAGACAGAGCGGAAGAGATATGCCGGGTCATTAAAACTGCCGGTGTGAATATCAAAAAGATCGGGTATGCCGAGGCAGGGAAACCGGAATCGGTTCTTATGGTGGATGGCAAAGAGCAGGATTTTGCCCCGAGGTTCCGGGAATCTGCGTATACCCCGGTGAAAAAAGTGGCAGATACCGAGGTCCGGAATTTCGATGAGATGAAAGAGAATGTGCTGCGGGCTTCTGAAGCAGCGATTCAGAAAAAACAACGCGTACTCGCAGACTTAATGAAGAAACAAAAAATCAGTGGCAGTTAG
- a CDS encoding class I SAM-dependent methyltransferase: MSSVKQDKIQEHYDTVADTYDDYYDQYRGRNYHNHISNYMIHALPKKGKLLDIGCGTGLFIEKYTQNGGSAVGLDISRKMLIQARKRCTCTEFTLASGDTLPFCDNSFDAVSSLLVFSYVKDPQKMLSEVYRVLQPGGSVAICTLGKKLITKGIPALYYISEKMNINHILMKNFGEHYFDENEMNNLFENAGFCEVSTKWCSFAHIDMIDPVFQLAKKVEPFVEKRIPQLAYNIFVSAQKPAD; the protein is encoded by the coding sequence GTGAGTTCCGTAAAACAGGACAAGATCCAGGAGCATTACGATACCGTTGCTGATACGTACGATGACTATTATGATCAATACCGGGGAAGGAACTATCACAACCATATCAGCAATTATATGATCCATGCCCTGCCAAAAAAGGGAAAACTCCTGGATATCGGGTGCGGGACCGGCCTTTTTATCGAGAAATATACACAAAACGGTGGTAGTGCAGTAGGTCTTGATATCAGCAGGAAGATGCTGATCCAGGCAAGAAAGCGCTGTACCTGCACCGAATTCACCCTTGCATCAGGAGATACCCTCCCTTTCTGCGACAATTCGTTTGATGCCGTCTCAAGCCTTCTCGTGTTCAGTTATGTAAAAGATCCGCAGAAGATGTTAAGCGAAGTCTACAGGGTACTGCAGCCGGGGGGATCCGTTGCCATCTGCACGCTTGGGAAAAAACTTATCACCAAAGGGATACCGGCACTCTACTATATCAGTGAAAAAATGAACATCAACCATATCCTGATGAAAAATTTCGGGGAGCATTATTTTGACGAGAACGAGATGAACAATCTGTTTGAAAATGCCGGATTCTGCGAGGTCTCCACAAAATGGTGTTCTTTTGCCCATATCGATATGATCGATCCGGTCTTCCAGCTGGCAAAAAAGGTGGAGCCTTTTGTCGAGAAGCGCATCCCCCAGCTGGCTTACAATATTTTTGTCAGCGCACAAAAACCGGCAGACTAA
- a CDS encoding AAA family ATPase: MLWTEQFRPESLDQIMGQDQVLQHLSRFAAAKTVPHLILTGPHGTGKSVATECFAKAIYGEDWEQNTSVFPTADVFLQGKAFLEQDDRFSHLYQKSQSLITNFKYVIKWYASMRPLDAEFKLMVFEDAHTLSRDAQQALRRIMERTSSTCRFIFTTTNQSALIPAITSRCLPLFFAPLSQDLVLRKLRSIKDLQSPDLHPCSDDEMELIAETAKGDLRRAILLYQVALQTGRCSDLFLIAQTETATIADSAIATLKAGDAKGAIRRLESLMIDYGLSGAEVYSEIRNTIKREYNLPELVISLADAEYRTLHANNEFIQVSAFTTGIQEQFP, from the coding sequence ATGCTCTGGACTGAACAGTTCCGACCGGAATCCCTGGATCAGATAATGGGCCAGGATCAGGTTCTGCAGCATCTTTCCCGGTTTGCTGCAGCCAAGACGGTGCCACACCTGATTCTTACCGGTCCCCATGGAACCGGCAAAAGTGTGGCCACCGAATGTTTCGCAAAAGCGATCTATGGGGAGGACTGGGAGCAGAATACTTCGGTCTTTCCGACCGCGGATGTTTTTTTGCAGGGAAAAGCATTCCTCGAACAGGATGACCGGTTCTCTCACCTGTACCAGAAGAGCCAGTCACTCATCACCAATTTCAAATATGTCATCAAATGGTACGCCTCCATGCGTCCCCTTGATGCCGAATTCAAACTCATGGTTTTTGAGGATGCCCATACCCTGAGCAGGGACGCCCAGCAGGCACTGAGGAGGATCATGGAGCGTACCAGCAGTACGTGCCGGTTCATTTTCACAACAACGAACCAGAGCGCACTCATACCTGCAATTACCTCCCGCTGCCTCCCGCTGTTCTTTGCCCCGCTCAGTCAGGATCTTGTACTCCGGAAGCTTCGTTCAATCAAGGATCTTCAGTCACCGGACCTTCACCCCTGTTCCGATGATGAGATGGAACTGATTGCTGAAACGGCGAAGGGAGATCTTCGCAGGGCGATTTTGCTCTACCAGGTAGCACTCCAGACCGGACGCTGCAGCGATCTCTTTTTGATCGCCCAGACCGAGACTGCAACCATTGCAGATTCTGCGATTGCCACCCTCAAGGCCGGAGATGCAAAAGGTGCAATCCGTAGGCTTGAGTCGCTCATGATTGATTACGGTCTTTCGGGTGCCGAAGTCTATAGTGAGATCCGGAATACAATAAAGCGGGAATACAACCTGCCAGAACTTGTCATCAGCCTTGCCGATGCGGAATACCGCACGCTGCATGCAAATAACGAGTTCATTCAGGTATCTGCCTTTACAACCGGCATACAGGAGCAATTCCCGTGA
- a CDS encoding 4-phosphopantoate--beta-alanine ligase → MIPSSHPRYRSLVTRERLAGCAKTGIVSWEGLTAHGRGEAFDYLIGERTTDSARLAEKTAAALLLSARHPVISVNGNTAALAATEIAALQKACGARVEVNLFHRTEERVQQIEDLLRSAGAEVSTGVAERLLPLDHDRAWCRREGMYAADVILVPLEDGDRCEALVSMGKTVIAIDLNPLSRTARKATLTIVDELTRALPEISHACHSLAREDCPAIIGSLNNHYLLSEAIREMTVRLTHALD, encoded by the coding sequence ATGATTCCGTCCAGTCATCCCCGCTATCGTTCGCTCGTCACCCGCGAGCGGCTTGCGGGTTGTGCAAAAACCGGTATTGTTTCCTGGGAAGGCCTCACGGCTCACGGGAGAGGTGAAGCATTTGACTATCTTATCGGGGAGAGAACGACTGACAGTGCCCGGCTTGCCGAAAAGACCGCTGCCGCATTGCTCCTCTCGGCCCGCCACCCGGTGATATCAGTAAACGGCAACACGGCAGCTCTTGCAGCAACCGAGATTGCTGCACTCCAGAAAGCCTGCGGTGCGCGTGTGGAAGTTAACCTCTTTCACCGGACCGAAGAACGGGTGCAGCAGATAGAAGACCTCCTGCGATCGGCAGGTGCCGAGGTCTCCACGGGGGTTGCCGAACGTCTCCTCCCTCTCGATCATGACCGGGCATGGTGCCGGCGCGAGGGAATGTATGCCGCAGATGTCATTCTCGTACCGCTCGAAGACGGGGATCGCTGCGAGGCACTGGTCAGCATGGGAAAGACCGTAATCGCAATCGATCTCAATCCCCTTTCACGAACGGCCCGAAAAGCAACCCTCACGATTGTTGACGAACTTACGCGAGCACTTCCAGAAATTTCCCATGCCTGCCACAGCCTTGCACGCGAGGACTGCCCCGCCATTATCGGTTCCCTGAACAATCATTATCTTTTGTCTGAAGCAATACGTGAAATGACCGTGAGGCTCACCCATGCTCTGGACTGA
- a CDS encoding pantoate kinase → MTQISVTAFCPGHISGYFKRIAGADPVTTGSIGAGIVISEGVTSTVTPSEITTVRIRQHSPTHKAPVTLTESPPLSYVLGCLGVKAEVVTECNLPIGAGFGLSAAALLSTLTAVNRLFELNLREHDIALLAHEAEVIHRTGLGDVSACQGGGRVVRKGPGIDADIERIFDLVDPLYAVSFGPIHTPSVLGSPDQMERVSAAFPKSHPRDFTDFFTLSCRFASESGLMTAESRRVLARCSEEGIPASMTMLGDGVFACGEGAEEILRHFGHVYKFRMAKTGARITGETS, encoded by the coding sequence ATGACCCAGATTTCCGTTACTGCCTTTTGCCCGGGACACATATCCGGTTATTTCAAACGCATAGCAGGAGCTGACCCCGTAACCACAGGTAGTATCGGGGCGGGCATTGTAATCAGCGAGGGAGTTACATCCACGGTCACTCCATCAGAGATAACAACGGTCCGCATCCGGCAGCATTCCCCGACACATAAAGCACCGGTGACTCTGACAGAATCCCCGCCGCTGTCATATGTACTCGGGTGTCTGGGGGTGAAAGCTGAAGTTGTTACGGAATGCAACCTCCCGATAGGTGCTGGTTTTGGCTTGTCGGCAGCCGCACTGCTCTCGACGCTCACTGCAGTAAACCGGCTTTTTGAGCTCAACCTCAGGGAACACGACATTGCACTCCTGGCCCATGAGGCAGAAGTCATTCATCGGACCGGGCTTGGCGATGTCTCTGCCTGCCAGGGAGGAGGGCGGGTTGTCCGGAAAGGCCCGGGTATTGATGCAGATATCGAGAGGATATTTGATCTCGTTGATCCTTTGTATGCAGTCTCTTTTGGCCCCATCCATACCCCTTCAGTTCTGGGATCACCGGATCAGATGGAGCGGGTTTCCGCCGCATTTCCCAAATCGCATCCCAGGGATTTTACGGATTTTTTTACTCTCTCCTGCCGGTTTGCAAGCGAGAGCGGACTTATGACCGCTGAATCGAGAAGGGTATTAGCCAGATGCAGCGAAGAGGGAATTCCCGCGAGTATGACCATGCTGGGAGATGGCGTTTTTGCCTGCGGTGAAGGAGCAGAAGAGATCCTGAGGCATTTTGGGCATGTATACAAGTTCCGTATGGCTAAGACCGGTGCAAGAATAACAGGTGAGACTTCATGA
- the coaBC gene encoding bifunctional phosphopantothenoylcysteine decarboxylase/phosphopantothenate--cysteine ligase CoaBC translates to MTNLQTLAGKEIVVAVTGSIAAVETVKLIHALRRRGAVVQAVMSTAAGEIISADALTYASGRDTITRLSGRVEHVTFCGDGGSADLLLIAPCTANTISKIACGIDDTPVTTFATTALGSGKPVIIVPAMHHSMYRHPALKENIRKLKTWGIGIIEPRIEEGKAKIADTEEIILRCERAVLGTALAGKRVLITSGPCREPVDDVRVLTTRSSGQMGRALALQAFRLGADVTIVHNDSLPCVTNLKVETASDMHAAVLSTLKEQKGTDIYISAAAISDFAPEKQKAKIPSGKPATIQLTPLPKLIDEVIAQYSPLVVAFKLDREPEKKAQALIEKGVSLVLMNPPETMGSPHGEYDQLSSRGSRPCRGTKEEIAAAIWETLIRDHIQSA, encoded by the coding sequence ATGACAAACCTCCAGACTCTTGCCGGAAAAGAGATTGTAGTTGCGGTAACGGGCAGCATTGCGGCTGTCGAAACCGTGAAACTTATTCACGCATTACGCCGGCGCGGGGCTGTTGTCCAGGCGGTTATGAGTACTGCTGCCGGGGAGATAATCTCCGCAGACGCCCTGACGTATGCAAGCGGCAGGGATACCATCACAAGGCTGTCCGGGCGCGTAGAGCATGTGACGTTCTGTGGGGACGGAGGCAGCGCGGATCTCCTGCTCATCGCACCCTGTACAGCAAATACCATCAGCAAAATTGCCTGTGGTATCGACGATACACCGGTTACGACATTTGCCACGACGGCTCTTGGAAGCGGAAAACCGGTAATCATTGTCCCCGCCATGCACCACAGCATGTACCGCCACCCGGCACTCAAAGAAAATATCCGGAAACTCAAAACCTGGGGAATCGGCATCATCGAGCCACGGATTGAGGAAGGCAAAGCGAAAATTGCCGATACTGAAGAGATTATTCTCAGGTGCGAGAGAGCGGTTCTTGGAACAGCACTTGCAGGCAAAAGGGTCCTCATAACAAGCGGACCCTGCCGGGAACCGGTCGATGATGTCCGGGTGCTGACCACGCGATCGAGCGGGCAGATGGGCAGGGCTCTCGCATTACAGGCATTCCGGCTGGGTGCCGATGTAACAATTGTCCATAACGATTCCCTTCCCTGTGTCACTAACCTGAAAGTTGAGACTGCTTCAGATATGCATGCAGCGGTTCTTTCCACGCTCAAAGAGCAGAAGGGCACAGACATCTACATCAGCGCTGCAGCGATCTCGGACTTTGCCCCGGAAAAACAGAAGGCCAAGATCCCCAGCGGAAAGCCGGCCACGATACAGCTTACCCCCCTCCCGAAACTCATCGATGAGGTGATTGCACAGTATTCACCCCTTGTAGTTGCCTTCAAACTGGACCGGGAACCGGAGAAGAAGGCACAAGCCCTGATAGAAAAAGGAGTCTCCCTCGTTCTCATGAACCCCCCGGAAACCATGGGAAGTCCCCATGGAGAGTATGATCAGCTCAGCTCCCGGGGCAGCAGGCCCTGCCGTGGAACAAAAGAGGAGATCGCGGCTGCGATCTGGGAGACACTGATTCGCGATCACATCCAGTCGGCATGA
- a CDS encoding SAM-dependent methyltransferase, protein MRVRQVPVQGLDAINDADWVDHTRRPYIEDGIAWVPVKDGEPFDKEVPERSRYHGRGYYMVGDIAIVHGNQPEPAEIEKIAEFRNPRGIVWIEALNDAMRLPKTRLVWGEGGEVTHRESGFTYVLDPSQVMFSQGNREEKMRMASLIQKSGPNQRVADMFAGIGYFTIPMAGAGAFVHAMEINPVSFGYLERNILMNKLSGRVQPSLGDCRSLLEGTYDRLVMGHFDAIDMLPDIMTHIKPGSVIHLHSIGPVEEEIQSIIEGAGFSATINVHKVKKYRPHTWHVVQDVTIG, encoded by the coding sequence ATGCGGGTCAGACAGGTACCGGTACAGGGTCTTGACGCGATAAACGATGCCGACTGGGTAGATCATACAAGGCGGCCGTATATCGAAGACGGGATAGCATGGGTGCCGGTAAAAGACGGTGAACCGTTCGATAAAGAGGTTCCCGAACGGTCCCGCTACCATGGACGCGGGTATTACATGGTAGGCGATATCGCGATTGTTCACGGAAACCAGCCGGAACCGGCTGAAATTGAAAAGATCGCAGAATTCCGGAACCCACGGGGAATCGTCTGGATAGAAGCATTAAACGATGCCATGAGACTCCCGAAAACCCGCCTTGTCTGGGGGGAGGGGGGAGAGGTAACCCACAGGGAAAGCGGGTTTACCTATGTTCTGGATCCCTCACAGGTGATGTTTTCGCAGGGAAACCGCGAAGAGAAGATGCGGATGGCATCCCTGATCCAAAAGAGCGGGCCAAACCAAAGGGTGGCAGATATGTTTGCCGGGATCGGCTACTTCACGATTCCCATGGCCGGGGCGGGGGCGTTTGTCCATGCAATGGAGATAAACCCGGTCTCGTTTGGTTACCTGGAGAGAAATATTCTCATGAACAAACTATCCGGCCGGGTTCAGCCATCGCTCGGGGACTGCCGCAGTCTTCTTGAAGGAACATATGACCGGCTTGTCATGGGTCATTTCGATGCGATCGATATGCTTCCCGATATTATGACGCACATAAAACCGGGTAGTGTCATCCATCTCCACAGCATCGGCCCTGTTGAAGAGGAGATACAGTCAATAATTGAGGGAGCAGGTTTTTCTGCAACCATCAATGTACATAAAGTCAAGAAGTACCGGCCGCACACATGGCATGTTGTGCAGGATGTGACTATCGGATGA